A genomic window from Tolypothrix sp. PCC 7910 includes:
- a CDS encoding hemerythrin domain-containing protein, translating to MVASLDDTKRNAIAVKLADMKALQELVLQNEQQLLQQGLDSEISDRIRDFIKDDQKNLGILETVIGQYGIQAQPRQTVQQFIDRASQLFQGSELSLYEKVSQHELLKHQIVMSGLIVHKAAQKVGADVMLAIGPLNAINFENRAHQEQLKGVLEILGVRELTGQEADQGIWARVQDAMAAVSGVVGSAVTQGSDKKDLNIQDVIRLDHNKVNTLFTELLQSNDPQKIQEYFGQIYKDLTAHAEAEEEVVYPRVRAFYGEGDTQELYDEQAEMKRVLEEIKAISPSSDQFKDKVRQLMNDVGDHIRQEESTMFAAIRNNLSSEQTEQWATEFKAAKKKIQERLGVVSEANV from the coding sequence ATGGTAGCTAGTTTAGATGATACTAAACGTAATGCAATTGCCGTTAAATTGGCAGATATGAAAGCTCTGCAAGAGTTGGTTCTACAAAATGAACAACAACTTTTACAGCAAGGTCTTGATTCTGAAATTTCTGACCGCATTCGGGATTTCATCAAAGACGATCAAAAGAACTTAGGCATTTTGGAAACCGTAATTGGTCAGTATGGTATCCAAGCTCAACCCAGACAAACAGTTCAACAATTTATTGACAGAGCTAGTCAATTATTCCAAGGTTCTGAACTCAGCTTGTATGAGAAAGTATCTCAGCATGAATTGTTAAAGCATCAAATAGTAATGAGTGGCTTGATTGTTCACAAGGCTGCTCAAAAAGTTGGTGCTGACGTGATGCTTGCGATCGGGCCTTTGAATGCAATTAACTTTGAAAACCGCGCTCACCAAGAACAACTCAAAGGCGTTCTGGAAATTCTAGGTGTTCGCGAACTCACTGGACAAGAAGCAGATCAAGGTATTTGGGCACGTGTTCAGGATGCTATGGCTGCAGTTAGCGGTGTAGTAGGTAGCGCCGTCACCCAAGGTAGTGACAAAAAGGATCTAAATATCCAAGATGTCATCCGCTTGGATCACAACAAAGTAAATACTCTATTTACTGAATTGTTGCAAAGCAACGATCCCCAAAAGATTCAAGAGTACTTCGGTCAAATCTACAAGGATTTAACCGCCCACGCTGAAGCAGAAGAAGAAGTAGTTTACCCACGTGTACGCGCTTTCTACGGTGAGGGTGACACCCAAGAACTGTATGACGAGCAAGCTGAAATGAAGCGGGTTTTGGAAGAAATTAAAGCAATTAGCCCCTCTTCAGATCAATTCAAAGATAAAGTCAGACAGTTGATGAATGACGTTGGCGATCATATCCGCCAAGAAGAAAGCACAATGTTTGCTGCTATTCGCAACAACCTCAGCAGCGAGCAAACCGAACAATGGGCTACTGAATTCAAAGCCGCTAAGAAGAAAATTCAAGAAAGACTTGGCGTTGTCAGCGAAGCTAACGTCTAG
- a CDS encoding type II toxin-antitoxin system RelE/ParE family toxin has protein sequence MSERYTLRIAKTAEKELIELQAKQFKQVVSKILSLQGNPRPQDCKTLKGYEGGYRVDSGEYRILYTIDDETQLVDVFRVGKRNDDEVYKNL, from the coding sequence ATGAGTGAGCGTTATACATTGAGGATTGCAAAGACAGCTGAAAAAGAATTAATTGAATTGCAAGCTAAACAATTTAAGCAAGTTGTCTCAAAAATCTTATCACTGCAAGGTAATCCTAGACCCCAAGACTGTAAAACTCTAAAAGGCTATGAAGGTGGTTATCGTGTAGATTCTGGCGAATACCGAATTCTTTACACTATTGATGACGAGACTCAATTAGTTGATGTGTTTAGAGTTGGGAAGCGCAATGATGATGAAGTTTACAAGAATTTGTAA
- a CDS encoding type II toxin-antitoxin system Phd/YefM family antitoxin, protein MDIISATEARANLPELINRAEYGKERIVIERHGKAVVAIINLEDLKLLEAIEDALDSAKLRRAVEENDGFTTIEAIMAQRGNE, encoded by the coding sequence ATGGATATTATTAGTGCAACCGAGGCTCGTGCTAATTTACCAGAGCTAATTAACCGTGCTGAGTATGGCAAAGAACGTATTGTAATTGAGCGTCACGGTAAAGCGGTTGTGGCGATTATTAATCTTGAGGATCTGAAGTTGCTAGAAGCTATTGAGGATGCGCTTGACTCAGCTAAACTTCGGCGTGCTGTAGAAGAGAATGACGGATTTACCACAATAGAAGCAATCATGGCACAGCGTGGTAATGAGTGA
- a CDS encoding M20 family metallopeptidase, which translates to MLTQIKDLSKKLAPRLIEIRRHIHSHPELSGQEYQTSAFVAGVLSSSGLHVQEGVGKTGVIGELQGNGSDERLLAIRTDMDALPIQERTGLEYASRAEGVMHACGHDVHTTVGLGTAMVLSQIAEELGGKTRFLFQPAEEIAQGASWMVKDGAMEKVSAILGVHVFPSIPAGSIGVRYGALTAAADDLEIIIVGESGHGARPHEAIDAIWIAAQVITALQQAISRTQNPLRPVVLSIGQITGGRAPNVIADKVRLLGTVRSLHPETRANLPNWIEKIVANVCHSFGAKYQVNYHQGVPSVQNDYALTQLLQSSAEEAWSSDRVQVLPESSLGAEDFSVYLEHAPGAMFRLGVGYKDRIINHPLHHPEFEVDESAIITGVVTMAYAAYKYWQSPQIA; encoded by the coding sequence ATGCTTACCCAGATTAAAGATTTATCCAAAAAACTAGCACCTCGTCTGATTGAAATTCGTCGTCATATTCACTCTCACCCTGAACTCAGCGGTCAGGAATACCAAACATCTGCTTTTGTTGCAGGTGTACTTTCTTCTAGTGGACTTCATGTGCAAGAGGGTGTTGGTAAAACCGGTGTGATTGGAGAACTACAAGGTAATGGTAGTGATGAGCGTTTATTGGCAATTCGTACCGATATGGACGCTTTACCCATTCAAGAACGCACAGGCTTGGAATACGCCTCTCGCGCTGAAGGTGTGATGCACGCTTGCGGTCATGATGTCCACACTACAGTGGGATTGGGTACAGCAATGGTACTGTCCCAAATAGCAGAAGAATTAGGCGGTAAAACGCGGTTCTTATTTCAGCCAGCTGAGGAAATTGCCCAGGGCGCAAGCTGGATGGTAAAAGATGGCGCAATGGAAAAAGTTTCGGCAATCTTGGGGGTTCATGTTTTCCCTTCTATACCCGCAGGTTCCATTGGCGTGCGTTATGGTGCGTTAACTGCTGCGGCTGATGATTTAGAGATTATCATTGTTGGTGAGTCTGGACATGGGGCCCGTCCCCATGAAGCGATAGATGCGATTTGGATTGCAGCGCAGGTAATTACTGCATTGCAACAAGCCATTAGCCGGACGCAAAATCCCCTAAGGCCTGTAGTTTTGAGCATTGGGCAAATTACTGGTGGCAGAGCGCCCAACGTAATTGCTGATAAAGTACGTTTGTTGGGAACTGTGCGATCGCTTCACCCCGAAACTCGTGCTAATCTCCCTAACTGGATTGAAAAAATTGTAGCTAATGTTTGCCATTCCTTTGGGGCCAAGTATCAAGTCAATTATCACCAGGGTGTACCCAGCGTGCAAAATGATTATGCCCTGACACAATTATTGCAATCATCAGCAGAAGAAGCATGGAGTAGCGATCGCGTCCAAGTCTTACCTGAATCTTCCCTGGGTGCTGAAGATTTTTCTGTGTATTTAGAACACGCCCCTGGTGCGATGTTCCGCTTGGGCGTAGGCTACAAAGATAGAATTATTAATCACCCCCTACACCATCCAGAATTTGAGGTTGATGAATCTGCAATTATCACTGGGGTGGTGACTATGGCTTATGCTGCTTATAAGTATTGGCAGTCTCCTCAAATTGCCTAA
- a CDS encoding pentapeptide repeat-containing protein has product MKFKIVAILSLLACFGLAEQALAFNQQDVDQLKASGACPRCDLSGADLTQLNLAGANLRGSNLKSTNLSQVNLTNADLTGADLEAAVLSAANLTGASLTGSNLKSATLENANLSYAGFISANLEAANLKGATLLFTNFRAANFRLTTMANGVVTSDKPYGWSLQEGPDAQANQKK; this is encoded by the coding sequence ATGAAATTCAAGATTGTTGCTATCCTTAGCCTGTTAGCTTGTTTTGGGTTAGCAGAACAAGCTTTAGCCTTCAATCAGCAAGATGTGGATCAGTTAAAAGCTTCTGGTGCTTGTCCCCGGTGCGATTTAAGTGGTGCTGACCTCACTCAGCTGAATTTAGCTGGTGCAAACTTACGAGGGTCTAACCTGAAATCAACTAATTTATCCCAGGTGAATCTTACGAATGCTGACCTCACTGGTGCAGATTTGGAAGCTGCAGTTCTGAGTGCTGCAAATCTTACTGGTGCTTCTTTAACAGGTAGCAATTTAAAATCAGCAACTTTAGAAAATGCCAATCTTTCCTATGCCGGTTTTATCAGTGCCAATTTAGAAGCAGCTAACCTCAAAGGTGCTACATTGCTGTTTACTAATTTCCGGGCGGCAAATTTCCGGCTGACAACTATGGCTAATGGTGTGGTTACTTCTGACAAACCTTATGGTTGGTCTTTACAAGAAGGGCCAGACGCGCAAGCGAATCAGAAGAAATAG